The Myxococcus virescens DNA window GGGGGCTGCCGCCTGTTCACGGTCCATCAGGCGCCCATCAAACGTGCGCCCCACCTTCGGGGCTCATTGCCCGCGCGTCGCGGGTTGACTGTCACCCGCTGGAAGTCCTCGCCGTGCGGGCGTCCACCGGCCGCGCTGGCGGCTCCCGCCGCTTGACGGAGCCTCGCCGTTCGCGCGAGGAGGGGGCATGCCCACCTTCCGCCTCAAGCAGGACCAGGCCGCGTTGCTCGTCGTGGACATCCAGGAGCGACTGTGCGCCGCCATGGACCGGGACGCGCTGGACCGGATGCTCAGCCGCACCACCGCCGCCATCGAGGGCGCTCGCGCGCTGGGGCTCCCCATCCTCCTCACCGAGCAGTACCCCCAGGGCCTGGGGCCCACGCATTCGCTGCTGCGGATGCGGGTGCTGAAGGACGTCAAGGCGGTGGAGAAGCTGGAGTTCAGCGCCGCCGTGCCAGACGTGCTGGCCTCGCTCGGCGGGCGCACGCAGGTGCTGGTGGCGGGCATGGAGACGCACATCTGCGTCTTCCAGACGGTGCGCGACCTGGCCGAACGCGGCCTGTCCCCGTTCCTGCTCACGGACGCCGTGCTGTCCCGCGCGCAGGAGGACCGGCAGGTGGGCCTCCAGTTGTGCCGTGACGCGGGCGCGCACGTCGTCACGGTGGAGGCCGCGCTGTTCGACCTGCTCGGGCGCGCCGGCACGCCCGAGTTCAAGCAGGTCTCCGCAGCGGTCCGCTGACCCTCAGCGCGCCTTCTGTACCGCGTGGACGAGCATCCGGAGGACGGTCGCCACGGCCACCATGGCCGCGGCGAACACCGTCTGCGAGCCGCCCACGGGGAAGTCGTAGAAGAACGCGAAAAGATAGCCACCCACGCCCGCGATGGCGCCGAAGAG harbors:
- a CDS encoding isochorismatase family protein encodes the protein MPTFRLKQDQAALLVVDIQERLCAAMDRDALDRMLSRTTAAIEGARALGLPILLTEQYPQGLGPTHSLLRMRVLKDVKAVEKLEFSAAVPDVLASLGGRTQVLVAGMETHICVFQTVRDLAERGLSPFLLTDAVLSRAQEDRQVGLQLCRDAGAHVVTVEAALFDLLGRAGTPEFKQVSAAVR